From a region of the Coffea arabica cultivar ET-39 chromosome 3e, Coffea Arabica ET-39 HiFi, whole genome shotgun sequence genome:
- the LOC113736701 gene encoding UPF0481 protein At3g47200 isoform X1 — protein sequence MEAEEKVVIVVDPGSEVKISVNTSKPIPPGQVELPRYTHYSASAIHLASLINDKLSMLASDPLNYGTVCIYRVPEKLRRKNEEAYTPRLVSIGPLHHGDAQLKAMEEYKFKYLNNFLHTFKIPLELLAEYAHSQEKNVCGCYEDTYIRDLSKLSEVILFDGIFIIELFLKNYFPEMREMGDTIFENRWVSSDIVHDLLLLENQLPMRFIATMYNGFVSRKLSKFLDNETDEPPSFDKLAFEYLKNVGNTRKLEPSTTHSFPRARHLVEFLAVLHRPSHPRAEPEEGKKVEFGKCATATKLRAAGVKFSHGAEKCLFDVRFEKGELVIPQLTVNDFTETFYRNLIAFEQCGYNSKDITSYVILMDNLIDTPKDVDLLIEHKIIVNELGSSEQVADVFNNLYKEIVTDPKEFYFANLCNQLNEYSRDWLHKLVTKLTEWIASLRRDYFQSPWAIISFIAACILLVLTVIQTACSILQV from the coding sequence ATGGAAGCTGAAGAAAAAGTTGTAATTGTTGTTGATCCTGGAAGTGAGGTCAAAATCAGTGTCAATACTTCCAAGCCTATCCCCCCTGGGCAAGTAGAATTACCAAGGTACACACACTACTCTGCAAGCGCAATACATTTAGCATCCTTGATCAACGATAAGTTATCCATGTTAGCTTCAGATCCTCTTAATTATGGTACAGTTTGTATCTATAGAGTTCCTGAGAAACTaaggaggaaaaatgaagaagccTATACGCCTCGGTTAGTCTCGATTGGTCCCCTTCACCATGGTGATGCCCAGTTGAAAGCCATGGAAGAATACAAATTCAAGTATCTAAACAATTTCCTGCACACTTTTAAAATTCCGCTAGAACTTTTGGCAGAATATGCCCATAGTCAGGAGAAGAATGTATGTGGTTGTTATGAAGATACCTACATCCGAGATCTCTCGAAATTATCAGAAGTGATTTTGTTTGATGGTATTTTTATCATTGAGCTCTTCTTAAAGAACTACTTTCCTGAAATGAGAGAGATGGGTGATACGATATTTGAAAATCGTTGGGTGTCAAGTGATATAGTGCACGATTTGCTGCTTTTAGAAAACCAACTTCCTATGAGGTTCATTGCTACAATGTATAATGGTTTTGTTTCCCGAAAACTGAGCAAGTTTTTGGATAATGAGACTGACGAGCCGCCATCTTTCGATAAACTAGCTTTTGAGTACTTAAAGAATGTAGGGAACACCAGGAAACTAGAGCCGAGTACGACCCATTCATTTCCTCGTGCAAGGCATCTGGTTGAGTTCCTAGCAGTGCTTCATAGGCCATCACATCCAAGAGCTGAACcagaagaaggaaagaaagtaGAATTTGGCAAATGTGCTACTGCAACTAAGTTGCGGGCAGCGGGAGTAAAGTTCAGTCATGGAGCAGAAAAATGTTTATTTGATGTACGCTTTGAGAAAGGGGAGTTAGTAATTCCACAGCTCACCGTAAATGATTTCACAGAGACTTTTTACCGGAATCTGATAGCCTTTGAACAGTGTGGCTATAATTCCAAGGACATAACAAGCTATGTTATTCTGATGGATAACTTGATAGACACCCCCAAGGATGTTGATCTACTCATTGAACATAAAATCATTGTGAATGAACTTGGAAGCAGTGAACAGGTGGCAGATGTTTTCAACAATCTCTACAAAGAGATTGTAACGGATCCAAAGGAGTTTTATTTTGCTAACCTCTGCAATCAACTGAATGAATACAGCAGAGACTGGCTGCACAAGTTGGTGACAAAGTTAACCGAGTGGATTGCAAGCCTACGCCGTGATTATTTTCAGAGTCCATGGGCTATCATCTCTTTTATTGCTGCCTGTATACTGCTAGTTCTTACTGTTATTCAGACAGCATGCTCTATACTTCAGGTGTAA
- the LOC113736701 gene encoding UPF0481 protein At3g47200 isoform X2: MEAEEKVVIVVDPGSEVKISVNTSKPIPPGQVELPRVPEKLRRKNEEAYTPRLVSIGPLHHGDAQLKAMEEYKFKYLNNFLHTFKIPLELLAEYAHSQEKNVCGCYEDTYIRDLSKLSEVILFDGIFIIELFLKNYFPEMREMGDTIFENRWVSSDIVHDLLLLENQLPMRFIATMYNGFVSRKLSKFLDNETDEPPSFDKLAFEYLKNVGNTRKLEPSTTHSFPRARHLVEFLAVLHRPSHPRAEPEEGKKVEFGKCATATKLRAAGVKFSHGAEKCLFDVRFEKGELVIPQLTVNDFTETFYRNLIAFEQCGYNSKDITSYVILMDNLIDTPKDVDLLIEHKIIVNELGSSEQVADVFNNLYKEIVTDPKEFYFANLCNQLNEYSRDWLHKLVTKLTEWIASLRRDYFQSPWAIISFIAACILLVLTVIQTACSILQV; this comes from the exons ATGGAAGCTGAAGAAAAAGTTGTAATTGTTGTTGATCCTGGAAGTGAGGTCAAAATCAGTGTCAATACTTCCAAGCCTATCCCCCCTGGGCAAGTAGAATTACCAAG AGTTCCTGAGAAACTaaggaggaaaaatgaagaagccTATACGCCTCGGTTAGTCTCGATTGGTCCCCTTCACCATGGTGATGCCCAGTTGAAAGCCATGGAAGAATACAAATTCAAGTATCTAAACAATTTCCTGCACACTTTTAAAATTCCGCTAGAACTTTTGGCAGAATATGCCCATAGTCAGGAGAAGAATGTATGTGGTTGTTATGAAGATACCTACATCCGAGATCTCTCGAAATTATCAGAAGTGATTTTGTTTGATGGTATTTTTATCATTGAGCTCTTCTTAAAGAACTACTTTCCTGAAATGAGAGAGATGGGTGATACGATATTTGAAAATCGTTGGGTGTCAAGTGATATAGTGCACGATTTGCTGCTTTTAGAAAACCAACTTCCTATGAGGTTCATTGCTACAATGTATAATGGTTTTGTTTCCCGAAAACTGAGCAAGTTTTTGGATAATGAGACTGACGAGCCGCCATCTTTCGATAAACTAGCTTTTGAGTACTTAAAGAATGTAGGGAACACCAGGAAACTAGAGCCGAGTACGACCCATTCATTTCCTCGTGCAAGGCATCTGGTTGAGTTCCTAGCAGTGCTTCATAGGCCATCACATCCAAGAGCTGAACcagaagaaggaaagaaagtaGAATTTGGCAAATGTGCTACTGCAACTAAGTTGCGGGCAGCGGGAGTAAAGTTCAGTCATGGAGCAGAAAAATGTTTATTTGATGTACGCTTTGAGAAAGGGGAGTTAGTAATTCCACAGCTCACCGTAAATGATTTCACAGAGACTTTTTACCGGAATCTGATAGCCTTTGAACAGTGTGGCTATAATTCCAAGGACATAACAAGCTATGTTATTCTGATGGATAACTTGATAGACACCCCCAAGGATGTTGATCTACTCATTGAACATAAAATCATTGTGAATGAACTTGGAAGCAGTGAACAGGTGGCAGATGTTTTCAACAATCTCTACAAAGAGATTGTAACGGATCCAAAGGAGTTTTATTTTGCTAACCTCTGCAATCAACTGAATGAATACAGCAGAGACTGGCTGCACAAGTTGGTGACAAAGTTAACCGAGTGGATTGCAAGCCTACGCCGTGATTATTTTCAGAGTCCATGGGCTATCATCTCTTTTATTGCTGCCTGTATACTGCTAGTTCTTACTGTTATTCAGACAGCATGCTCTATACTTCAGGTGTAA